The following proteins are co-located in the Silene latifolia isolate original U9 population chromosome 1, ASM4854445v1, whole genome shotgun sequence genome:
- the LOC141649866 gene encoding uncharacterized protein LOC141649866, translating into MDSIKDMTTKFEKLEKFEGVDFRRWQKKMHFLLTALKVVYVLSTPVPEIVGDETLAEIQRKRSKWENDDYICRGHILNGMSDSLFDIYQNVESAKELWDQLEFKYMDEDASSKKFLVGNFMNYKMVDSRPAMEQYNELLRILGQFAQHKMEMNESISVSSIIDKLPPS; encoded by the coding sequence ATGGATTCAATCAAGGACATGACTACCAAGTTTGAAAAGTTGGAGAAATTCGAGGGTGTCGATTTCCGTCGTTGGCAAAAGAAGATGCACTTCCTTCTCACCGCTTTGAAGGTTGTGTATGTGTTGAGTACTCCAGTACCGGAGATTGTGGGGGATGAAACTCTTGCGGAAATTCAACGAAAGAGAAGCAAGTGGGAGAATGATGACTACATATGTCGCGGTCACATCTTGAATGGTATGTCCGACTCTCTTTTTGACATTTATCAAAATGTTGAGTCCGCTAAAGAATTATGGGATCAACTTGAGTTTAAATATATGGATGAGGATGCTTCTAGTAAGAAATTCCTCGTTGGAAATTTTATGAATTATAAAATGGTTGATTCTAGACCGGCAATGGAACAATACAATGAATTGCTCCGGATTTTGGGACAATTTGCACAACATAAAATGGAGATGAATGAATCTATCTCGGTGTCTAGTATCATAGACAAGTTGCCTCCTTCATAG